TTTTAATGCATCTCCAACACTGTACCTCCCTCACCTCCTCTTCCTGCACGAAACTCTCCCCAAATTTGGCCAAATCCTGCACGCGCTTTCTCCATTGCTCATGCTTCTCTCTCTGAAACTTCTCTCCGCATACCTCACAGACATattctttcctcttcttctccatCTCTAATTCTTCCAGTTGTTTTCTTTCTCGCTCAATCTTTTTCCTGTGCTCATTTACCATTCCAAGTAAATCAAGCACTCTCTTGTCTCTCTTTCTGACGAACTCTGCCATTTTTCTTACCCTCTCATTATACTCTCCTTTCAATTCCTCCCTTTCCAACGCCATCTTGCCCTTCACCCACCGGAAGCCCATCACCGTACTGAACCCGCGCCAGTAATTATAAAACTCCCCCACTGCTTTCACCGGACTCTGTAAATTCCCCATTCTTGGCGCATCCCGCACCGTTTCCAATCCTAGCCCTACTTTCTTGACGAAATTGATTTCGTTATTATGAATCTTGTAGAAGAAATCAGACTACACTTTGTAAAACCCATTACCGTAATCCAAATATCCGGAAAAGGCGGGAAAGGCTGGGTGggagaaatggaagaaaagatTAGGGACAGGACTAATGAGCGAATCAAGATAGGAGAAAAGAATCCGTGTGCGGTCAGAATCATACCAGGCGCGTTGTTTGGGGGTCGGAGAGCACACTATAATCAAAGTTGGGCTCGTGGAACTGAGCGGTGGCTTGGTGGTGAGTTAAGCCGGATCGGAGGAGTTTGTCTGGATGGCATTGGAGAGCTAGTTTCTTGTAAGCGGAGCGAATTTCCTCAGGCGAGGAGTTGACGGTCAGGCCCAGCACTTCGTCCAGGCATCGGTTTGAAGACGCCATTGAATAATGTAATCAGAGTCTGCAGAGCTTAGAAAGATAAATTTGTTGGAATGGAATCTCCTTTTATAGGGAAAATTGTTGTACGGAACCAAtgggaattttttattattaaaataatattaatttataaattcacttaactttatgatttataaattcttagtattttaataagttcaaattacATTTCCACCCAGCTCgttttagaaatataattttccacccgtcatttaaaatttagaagttAATTTTGTATCCATAAGATggtatttttatcaattaaattaatatttttacccaattaaattttttgactcATTACAGTAGCCAGTTGGGTTATTCCATGAGCCTTATTTCTAGGCTTAAGCAAAATTGGATAATCTATAAACTTAATATGATCCATTACAATAATAGgcttggccaaaaaaaaaaagggcttgGGATGGGCCAACCCCTGCCACCTCTAGGATCGACTTTAGTTTTGTGGTGTGAAAAATATTTGACAGAGgtcaaattaaaaatgaaaattgataaataatttgttaatgttGGTACCTTAAGGCCACCATTTGACTATTTATGGCATGACTCGTTAACTTAACATGAAAAATCGGATTTAGGTTGTgattttttacacaaaaaaactTCGGATCAATTTTAGATTGAtctaaaagaaaatcaatttcgTATAGGCATagttttgaagaagaagagttttcaaatataattttgggAGGCAGATGAACTTTGTATGCTTAATTTATACGGACAAAATTTGTTGTACGGAAGCCTTGAAAACCAatgggaattttatttttattaaaagaagaaaaaaatccaaTGCATTGGCCGAGGTGGCGAGGAATCATAAAGAATCCAAATaactttaatttcaataaagttTATTTTCCGCCAATCATTTATAATTCAGAAGTTATTTTGTATCCATAAGAAGGtagatttatcaatttataaaatatttttatctaaagatgAAGAAATGTCTTCGTCGGCTAGTTTTATTGGTCCATGATggtaaaaaatgaaacaagattGAGAGAGAACATCATCGTAGAGTTTCTGGCCTCAGACAGTggtgtttaaaaaaaaaccttagagaaaaatattaattttttaaattttggataaaaaaaatttattaaaattttaaacttaggaaaatatgataaatttttgatttttttaaatattttaacaactgacaattttatctttgattgtaacaataaaatttaataaacaaatgagtgtttaaattttttatagttaacaagtgaaaaattaaaattacattaaaccttgagtgagaaatagtcatttgatctatatattataaagtgtttttatctttaacaagtCAAGGGTTAATCACTTATATTCTTATCTtcgatagaaaaaaaaatcaaatattgaatCTTTCGGTTAAGTTAAAGAACCGATTCAGAATTGGAACCTGTCGGTTTTGGTTTCCATCTAAAATTAGTCTCCCCTGAATAAGTTCCAATTCCGATTCCATTTCTTAAAAAATCGAAACCAAAAtggaaatcaaaatttaaagataaaaggGAAATCTTTGAAACTAGGAACATTATCCGCTAGAAGCCAGAACCTGCAACTTTATTATGTTTACCAGAAACCTGCAACTCTGTTAACAAATGTTAAACCTCCTGGCATCACCCATTTTTCTAATCCGCATTCAGACTTCAACATGATGAGGTCCGGTCAAtacatttaaacaatttttttttttctttagcaaCTTGGGAATTAATCACTAATATTCCTATcgttaataaaagaaagaaccAAATATTTAATCTAGCACTACTCTAAATGATTGAAATAGGATTGACTACATACAATCTTCTATGCGATGTGATCAAATTGCTTTAGGCTAACTTGCGTCATATCTAAAGTTGGAGTCAGATCAAATTGTATATTTTCACTTatgccataaaaaaaaaagtcattaaatattgttttgacGTGTTATGTGTCAAAATAACGATAGAATCAATGGATCATTGACTTGGTTTTAACTAACATGCAAAGAGTAGTTGAGTCTCACTGTTCTTTGGTGTTCATATACAGAagatttttgagtttttcataaAGCTCTATATGATGGGCGCTAGTTCACCTTTGtatttcctttttatatatacatcaaTATACTAATGTTTtctgtcaaaaaaataaaattatgtgtacccattttggatatacaaatatgtatacacttatatgtgttattatataattaagtgattttgaattaaagataaataacactcaattatataatgacacatataaatttatatatatttgtatacttaaagtgagtacacataatattactaaaaaaaataaattaaaaaaagtagccccaataaacttaataaaaatattaaaaggagAACATGACTTGTTTCTCAAATTTGGCCTCTGATTTCATTGATTTAGAGCTATTTTAGATGCGATTTTCAATTCATATTATGTAAAACATTTCCATGCATCATCCTAACTTGTTTCTATGTCTCAATTTCATgtaatttgttcaaattttaattcgaaCCCAAAAATATTCCAGTTCCTCGGGAGATATATAATTTGGGTCAATATTATCCTATGCCACTTCTCGTATAGTTCTTTTTTCTCTATGAGGAACTGAATAGCCATGAAGATTGAGAAAGTCCAT
This sequence is a window from Mangifera indica cultivar Alphonso chromosome 20, CATAS_Mindica_2.1, whole genome shotgun sequence. Protein-coding genes within it:
- the LOC123204835 gene encoding DNAJ protein JJJ1 homolog, whose translation is MASSNRCLDEVLGLTVNSSPEEIRSAYKKLALQCHPDKLLRSGLTHHQATAQFHEPNFDYSVLSDPQTTRLSDFFYKIHNNEINFVKKVGLGLETVRDAPRMGNLQSPVKAVGEFYNYWRGFSTVMGFRWVKGKMALEREELKGEYNERVRKMAEFVRKRDKRVLDLLGMVNEHRKKIERERKQLEELEMEKKRKEYVCEVCGEKFQREKHEQWRKRVQDLAKFGESFVQEEEVREIYKSEVDFVKKLGLGLDTVQEVPRMGNLQSLVKEVRVSTVVDFWWVEGKTASETEELKEEYNDRVKKIAEFVRKRDNRVIDLLRKVKIEQERRKLEELEMEMEMKKRDYRCELCGEKFQREKREQWRKRMQDVVEFWQSFVEEEG